Genomic DNA from Providencia sp. PROV188:
CGTCAATCAGTGGTAGGGGATTACAATAAAGGTCATGGGCTAAATCTGACCACTGAAAGCAGTCTGTCCATGAGCGTGAATAAGAGTAAGGCGACGGATCACCATGATAAAACTGAATAGGGACGATAAGGGGTAAAGCATGATGACCGTGTTGTAGATGTTGATTCATTGCGGAGAACGCGTAATGCATTAAGCGCCAGCCCATTAATTTATCTGGAGTCGATTGGTGCTCAACTAATAGATAGAAGTAACCCGAACCTTGTTTTGTTTCGACTCTATAGAGCAAATCAGATAAGCGAGAACGCAGCGTTTTATCTATAAATGAAGCACTCGTTAGTATTAAAGTATCGAAATTACAGTATTGTGTAATACGACTTGGTAAATGGGCCTCGAAGAAATCCCTTGCATTACCAAGCTTAGTCATAAAGCCTTTGAATGCAGAATCATGCGGTTTAGAAACTAAGTGAATAGACATATCGATCCTTATCCCGAGCGGTTGACGACGAGATACTAACCAATATTTTTTAAGGAGTGGAAAAAAGTTAGTCCTAATTCTAGATAATGGCTTGACTGATTAACTTTTTGTTATAAATGGTTTTATTTACTGATTTTAGTAATTAAAAAACACCTCATCGTCGTAATTCAACCCTGAGGTGTCAGGAGATAATTTTAGTCAATGCTGATGAGCTCAGTACAAAACTTCCAAAGAAATTAGTGAGTCTCGTCCGCTTTAATTACACAATCAATGAACTGGTCTGTGACTGTTTAGTATCGGTAAAAAAGATACTGCGGTACGTGCTGTAGTAAGTTGCGTACATAATTGGCATTGAGATAAATAATCCTAAGCCGAATGGGATAATGGAGACAAACATTAGCACCATGGCAATCAGGAAGAATAAGAAGCCGGGTAATAGGTTTTTCTTCACTGCCTGTAAGCTGGCGGAGATAGATGTGCCAATTTTGAAATCATGATTCATGATAAGAGCGGGAGCAAACCACGTTAGTGCAGTGCCAAATAAGCTAGCTAATGCCATGATAATGCCCGCAAATACAAATGTTCCAGTTGATGCAAACAAGGCTGCATCCGAAATACCATCGTATTGGTCAGCTTGCATTACTAAGCTAAAAATGGCCGAGCCAGCAATCAGAAAAGCAATTAACATTCCGACCATATTGGC
This window encodes:
- a CDS encoding BPSS1780 family membrane protein — encoded protein: MNNEHDHVDNNISPVTPAPETPSPQEPVDSFVFTPEPRAVQAGEGVEWISQAWALVKEKLGMWILINVVFFLIIFAMAFLPIVSMFVSFVTPVFVGGIIAICENQRKTGEADIGLLFSGFQKKFGELFAIGAINFAANMVGMLIAFLIAGSAIFSLVMQADQYDGISDAALFASTGTFVFAGIIMALASLFGTALTWFAPALIMNHDFKIGTSISASLQAVKKNLLPGFLFFLIAMVLMFVSIIPFGLGLFISMPIMYATYYSTYRSIFFTDTKQSQTSSLIV